The Actinoplanes sp. N902-109 genomic interval AGCCCACGACAGCGCGGTCAAGCAGTACGGGGAGGGCGAGCGGGCGCACCGCACCGCCCTGTCCGCGGTCAAGCACTCGTTCGAGAAGGTCGGCGACCACTGGGAACCCAAGGCCAAGAAGGGTCCCAGCGACGCCAAGGCCGCCGGTGGCCGGGACACGCCCGGGAAGACCGCCGGTGGGGTCGACGCCAACGCCAGCAAGGACCATCTGCTCAGCGTGGCGAAGAAGCTCGACATCTCCGGGCGTACCTCGATGAAGAAGGCGGAGCTGGTCGAGGCGATCCAGAAGGCCAACGCCAGGATCACCAAGAAGGCCGCCAAGAAGGCCACCAAGGAAGCCGCCAAGAAGGACAGATGAGCGAGCTGCAGCGGTTCCACGACGCCCAGGACGGCGTGTACGAGCGTGCGCTGGCCGAGGTGCGCGC includes:
- a CDS encoding ChaB family protein → MPAREDLPGTLKRSPKKARDTYVAAHDSAVKQYGEGERAHRTALSAVKHSFEKVGDHWEPKAKKGPSDAKAAGGRDTPGKTAGGVDANASKDHLLSVAKKLDISGRTSMKKAELVEAIQKANARITKKAAKKATKEAAKKDR